TGATCCGTCGGTCCCGATGATGCTGGCCGCCTGCTGGAAAGAAGCGGGCCTGCCGGACGGTGTGTTCAACGTGGTGAACGGCGACAAGGAATCGGTTGATACCCTGTGCACCGACCCGCGCATCAAGGCGGTTTCGTTCGTCGGCTCCACCCCGATTGCCCAGTATGTCTATGCAACGGGCACGGCGCACGGCAAGCGCGTGCAGGCCATGGGTGGTGCCAAGAACCATATGATCATCATGCCCGATGCCGATCTTGATCAGGTGGCTGACGCCCTTATCGGCGCGGCTTACGGTTCGGCTGGCGAGCGCTGCATGGCGATTTCGGTAGCGGTGCCGGTTGGCAAGGCTGTAGCCGACAAGATGATCGAAATGCTGAAGCCGCGCGTTGAAGCCCTGAAGGTTGGTCACTCGATGGACCCGCTCGCCGAAATGGGCCCGCTGGTCACCGCCGAGCACCGCGCCAAGGTGAAAGGCTATATCGACCTCGCCGAGCAGGAAGGCTCGAAGCTCGTCGTCGATGGCCGGTCGTTCCAGTATAATATGCAGGGCTTCGAGAAGGGCTTCTATATGGGCGGCTCGCTCCTCGATAACGTGAAGCCCGGCATGCGCTCCTACAAGGAAGAGATTTTCGGCCCCACCTTGCAGGTGCTGCGGACCGAAAGCTTCGATGAGGCTGCAAGCCTGCCGACCATCCATGAATATGGCAATGGCACCTCGATCTTCACCCGCGACGGCGATACCGCCCGCGAATATGTGAACCGCGTCGAGGTCGGCATGGTCGGCGTCAACGTGCCAATCCCCGTGCCGCTTGCATTCCATAGCTTCGGCGGCTGGAAAAATTCGGCCTTCGGCGACATGAACCAGCACGGAATGGAAGGCGTTCGCTTCTATACCAAGGTGAAAACTGTAACGAGCCGCTGGCCCACGGGCATCCGCTCGGGCGCAGAGTTTGTCATCCCCACACTGAACGGCTAAGATGCGGCGGTCCGGAACGGCCGGGGGGCCGTTCCGGTAATGCCAACATCCGGATCAACAAGACCGGAACGACAGTGGGGAACCTTATGAAAAGCCTGAAAACGCTCCTTCTGGGCGCCGTTGCGCTATCGGCACTCGCCGCCTGCCAACCCGCCGCCAACAACGATAATGCCACGGCGGACAAGCCGTCGTCCGAAAGCGCGGCACCTGCCGGTTCGCTGTCGGGCATGAAGGTTGATATCCCGTACGAGAAATTCACGCTGCCGAACGGCCTGACCGTGATCGTGCATGAAGACCGCAAGGCGCCCATCGTTTCGGTCGGCGTCTGGTATCATGTGGGCTCGAAGGATGAACCTGCCGGTAAAACCGGCTTTGCGCACCTTTTCGAACATATCATGTTCAACGGCTCGGAAAACTTCGACGGCGAGGTTTTCGTGCCGCTCGAAAGCATCGGCGGCAAGGACCTGAACGGCACCACCTGGTTCGACCGCACCAACTATTTCGAAACGGTGCCGACCCCGGCGCTTGATGTAGCGCTGTTCCTCGAATCCGACCGCATGGGCCACCTTCTGGGCGCCGTGACGCAGGAAAAGCTGACCAACCAGATCGGCGTCGTGCAGAACGAGAAACGCCAGGGTGATGCCCAGCCGTTCGGCAAGGTTGAATATGCCCAGCTTGAAGGCCTGTTCCCGCCCGGCCACCCCTACCGCCACTCCACCATCGGCTCGATGGAAGACCTGTCGAACGCCAGCCTTGATGACGTGAAGGCGTGGTTTGCCAAATATTACGGCGCCGCCAACACCGTGCTCGTGCTGTCGGGCGATATCGATGCCGCGACGGCCAAGCCGCTTGTCGAGAAATATTTCGGCGACATCGGCGCCGGTGAGCCGCTCACCAAGATGAAGTCGTTCGTCCCGGTGAAAGAAGCCAATCAGGTCGAGGAAATGATCGACCGCGTGCCGAACACCCGCATCTACCGTACGTGGGCGGTGCCGGGTCGCGGCGACCGCGATGCCTATCTCCTTGATCTCGCCGCTGGCGTGCTGGCCGGTGGCAAGAACAGTCGCCTCTATCAGGAACTGGTGTACAAGAGCCAGCTTGCCGCCAACGTTTCGGCGCATATGCAGCCCTTCGAAATCACCAGCCTGTTCGAAATCCAGGTCGATATGAAGCCGGGCGCCAGCCCCGAGGATGTGGCCAAGGCCGAAGCGATCCTCGATGAGGTGATGACCGAGTATCTGAAGAACGGCCCGAAAGGCGAAGAGCTTTCCCGTGCGCAGACCGCCAGCATCGCCGGTACCGTGCGCGGGCTCGAAAGCATCGGCGGCTTCGGCGGCAAGGGTGTGGCGCTGGCCCAAGGCCAGCTTTACACCGGCAACCCGAACTTTGTTGCCACCATCGTTGACTGGCAGGCCAAGGCTGGTACGGCGGATGTTGCGAAAGCAAGCCGCGACTGGATCGGCAAGGGCTATTACCAGCTGACCGTGAAGCCCTATGACACCAGCTTCCGGACGATTGCGACCGATCTGGACCGCAAGAAGGGCCTGCCCGAAGTTGGCGACATGCCGAGCCTGAAGCTGCCGGCAATCCAGCAGGCAACGCTCAAGAACGGCATGAAGCTCGTACTTGTCGAGCGTCACACCGTGCCGGTCGTCGAAGTTGCCTTGCAGTTCGATGCGGGCTATGCGGCGGACGCGGGCGCCAAGCTCGGCACCGCCAAATTCACCCTGTCGATGCTCGATGAAGGCACCGAAAGCAAATCCGCGCTTGAAGTGGCGGAAGAGGCTGAAAAGCTTGGCGCCGAGATCGGCTCGAGCTCCAACCTTGATGTCAGCCAGGTGCGCCTGTCGGCCCTGAAACCGAACCTTGATGCCTCGCTTGACCTGTTCGCCGATGTGGTGCGCCACCCGGCCTTCTCGGATGAGGAACTGGACCGCCTGCGCGGTCGCTGGCTCGCCGGGATTGCGCAGGAAAAGGCTGACCTGATGCCGATCGCCCTGCGCCTGCTGCCGGGCCTTGTTTACGGTGCCGACCATGCCTATTCGGTGCCCTATTCGGGCTCGGGCACGGAAGATTCGATCAAGACGCTGACCCGTGACGATCTGGTGAATTTCCACCAGAA
The Gimibacter soli DNA segment above includes these coding regions:
- a CDS encoding CoA-acylating methylmalonate-semialdehyde dehydrogenase, whose protein sequence is MYDIHHYADGKIVEGTSGRFGNIFNPSTGEVQGRVALASKAEVEGVIAVAEKAAEAWGRESVVKRARVLQNLVHILYREKDALAEALSREHGKVFSDAQGDVQRGLEVAEFAQGIPHLIKGEYSDNVSTGIDMYSMRKPLGVVAGITPFNFPAMIPLWMSTVAIACGNAFVLKPSERDPSVPMMLAACWKEAGLPDGVFNVVNGDKESVDTLCTDPRIKAVSFVGSTPIAQYVYATGTAHGKRVQAMGGAKNHMIIMPDADLDQVADALIGAAYGSAGERCMAISVAVPVGKAVADKMIEMLKPRVEALKVGHSMDPLAEMGPLVTAEHRAKVKGYIDLAEQEGSKLVVDGRSFQYNMQGFEKGFYMGGSLLDNVKPGMRSYKEEIFGPTLQVLRTESFDEAASLPTIHEYGNGTSIFTRDGDTAREYVNRVEVGMVGVNVPIPVPLAFHSFGGWKNSAFGDMNQHGMEGVRFYTKVKTVTSRWPTGIRSGAEFVIPTLNG
- a CDS encoding M16 family metallopeptidase, whose product is MKSLKTLLLGAVALSALAACQPAANNDNATADKPSSESAAPAGSLSGMKVDIPYEKFTLPNGLTVIVHEDRKAPIVSVGVWYHVGSKDEPAGKTGFAHLFEHIMFNGSENFDGEVFVPLESIGGKDLNGTTWFDRTNYFETVPTPALDVALFLESDRMGHLLGAVTQEKLTNQIGVVQNEKRQGDAQPFGKVEYAQLEGLFPPGHPYRHSTIGSMEDLSNASLDDVKAWFAKYYGAANTVLVLSGDIDAATAKPLVEKYFGDIGAGEPLTKMKSFVPVKEANQVEEMIDRVPNTRIYRTWAVPGRGDRDAYLLDLAAGVLAGGKNSRLYQELVYKSQLAANVSAHMQPFEITSLFEIQVDMKPGASPEDVAKAEAILDEVMTEYLKNGPKGEELSRAQTASIAGTVRGLESIGGFGGKGVALAQGQLYTGNPNFVATIVDWQAKAGTADVAKASRDWIGKGYYQLTVKPYDTSFRTIATDLDRKKGLPEVGDMPSLKLPAIQQATLKNGMKLVLVERHTVPVVEVALQFDAGYAADAGAKLGTAKFTLSMLDEGTESKSALEVAEEAEKLGAEIGSSSNLDVSQVRLSALKPNLDASLDLFADVVRHPAFSDEELDRLRGRWLAGIAQEKADLMPIALRLLPGLVYGADHAYSVPYSGSGTEDSIKTLTRDDLVNFHQNWLRPDNATVFVVGDIGFDEAIKSVEKAFGDWAAPAVPKPAKNLGDVAAPTGNRVVIIDKPDSPSTMVVAAKLVPGTGAEDSLVLDTANDILGGEFTARINMNIREDKGWSYYAYSSTLAARGERMWIAYSPIQTDKTVDGLKEMLKEVTDYTSKRPATEAELDKMKDTRINALPGAIETSGDVMGDLLQNDRFGRPYNHAETLKERFSSMDLETIRAAADTYLKPEGLTWVLVGDRAKIEKGVRELGLGEVSFLDVDGNPVE